A genomic region of Pseudomonas abietaniphila contains the following coding sequences:
- a CDS encoding dermonecrotic toxin domain-containing protein — MLKKYRLPADHDLTPDIKMEVTADATMGRLHATMIDIIRSTPSLFKIARRFLNEEMQMAAKRSNPDALFVNEFDAQGNVVSSMTATQALMGTLLKGPTYLNRSDLVVALRPDSKRGIDEEPDFHLAKLQDVYARIGARIKDAVGRTWDESVTVLSPLDKQDDWAGSRRGVLKRLYVQVLFQEIDIALDRREFDEADAEHCSTMLKGSGIDGFSSLELRIADAGGSRVMGALVCAPDETGPVYLFQLSHGWKRYPSSQALIQAVLEYCSSGHELHEALMNALPTQAAAALEAADESSIAVELIPLEDEFHHVFLDTVIKKQRADIQYELATADDEELEALWARIDHAIELGDLEDVVFCRMSKLYGETQSDNEPEWLKGADNDLRKQYFELDEQNDLAEAGMSELFAEVGHIQDYARHQLMQGMYNALYYTVEPAEVIVELRETFDFRGKGDEKPRMEAIVRKASLLDLAINGMPYMTPGSVGVTLPEGHEHPAFDGGFFIDLLRKVNIPVRYGAALEALYRKPEVEQAIGHFFGRGLVSALLAARMQGQLSESSYEQVARAFQDKVMPESIVLGKLRLKQSDERFEDVLTIELKGQGQWILYAPGAPERSVFELSDFNQVSRTVFRWTRHTEGADYMRAQTTVSTVDLPGYLRRRTSTPRTDWTDDRLVVEPFEGSDIDSILLDVARHKISRQVERGGYVSASKLYVLRPSIIQELITLDNRIEGLESLYSRHSSVRPYAVQAHKKCMELVNRHVEEQGGTTEIDPDTVFFDLRKGATRVDDPAAESDGNYRTLTDLFMEGFSRDNYIFNTDAIMYSAVGQDLSYLSTTFVDQMIRESNFGSDYLRVVEGEQNLTLLASQKRQSIFVQSLKFKLKRAALAEHISGRLKPSQLEWISMLTGTLSEDADPSIAQTRRGSRIAPLCLVKGVPVAGCYLLSIEGEKDPDFSLAYTPDAPDGVEIRRGSDVIIALRSGQMRTYFHHRTESGQWGAMARKLHDIATHGSVDSRQGKPRMGDRLPVPVDEVHKVSDLKNNSYRDSWSWTYTNYLQQIHDDVDRLTETVKERFALNLYLDVRKWGGRVVKILPAPFLPLKVIWHLAHMTVDLVRAKRAYDAGYTYKALALLVSAASEAFAAQKHTRKYIKWRKTRIEAKNAARAERKFNSVIDVLNPVVR; from the coding sequence GTGCTTAAAAAATACAGGTTGCCTGCCGATCACGACCTGACCCCTGACATTAAAATGGAGGTCACCGCGGACGCTACTATGGGCAGGCTTCATGCCACGATGATAGATATCATCCGGAGTACGCCCTCCCTGTTCAAAATCGCTCGGCGTTTTCTGAATGAAGAGATGCAGATGGCCGCAAAACGGTCAAATCCTGATGCATTGTTTGTTAATGAATTCGATGCTCAGGGCAATGTGGTTTCGTCCATGACGGCGACGCAGGCGCTAATGGGGACGTTGCTCAAGGGTCCCACTTATCTCAACCGTTCTGACCTGGTAGTTGCGCTGCGACCGGATTCAAAACGTGGCATTGATGAGGAGCCCGACTTCCATCTGGCGAAACTGCAGGACGTGTACGCCCGCATCGGGGCGCGCATAAAGGATGCGGTGGGGAGGACTTGGGACGAGTCGGTGACCGTCCTTTCACCCTTGGATAAACAGGATGACTGGGCCGGCTCACGGCGTGGCGTGTTGAAACGGCTCTACGTGCAAGTCCTGTTTCAGGAAATCGATATTGCTCTTGATCGCAGGGAGTTTGATGAAGCAGACGCCGAGCACTGTTCCACAATGCTGAAAGGCTCCGGCATCGACGGCTTCTCGTCGCTTGAACTGCGGATAGCCGATGCGGGAGGCTCGCGGGTCATGGGCGCTTTGGTGTGTGCGCCCGATGAGACGGGGCCTGTTTATCTGTTTCAACTTTCACACGGGTGGAAACGTTACCCGTCCAGTCAAGCGCTCATCCAGGCCGTCCTGGAGTACTGTTCGAGCGGCCACGAACTGCACGAGGCCCTGATGAACGCGTTGCCTACGCAAGCGGCTGCCGCTCTGGAGGCTGCCGATGAATCGTCTATTGCAGTGGAATTGATTCCGCTTGAAGACGAGTTTCATCATGTGTTTCTGGATACGGTCATCAAAAAACAACGAGCGGACATCCAGTACGAATTGGCTACGGCGGATGACGAGGAGCTGGAAGCACTGTGGGCGCGGATCGATCACGCGATCGAGCTGGGCGACCTGGAAGACGTTGTTTTTTGCCGTATGTCGAAGTTGTACGGCGAAACACAATCCGACAATGAACCCGAATGGCTGAAGGGTGCCGACAACGACTTGCGTAAGCAGTACTTCGAATTGGACGAGCAAAACGATCTCGCCGAAGCCGGTATGAGTGAACTGTTCGCAGAGGTCGGTCATATTCAGGACTATGCGCGGCATCAGCTTATGCAGGGGATGTACAACGCGTTGTATTACACGGTGGAGCCGGCAGAGGTCATTGTCGAATTAAGGGAAACGTTTGATTTCAGAGGCAAGGGCGATGAGAAGCCTCGTATGGAAGCGATCGTTCGTAAAGCTTCGCTGCTGGACTTGGCAATAAACGGAATGCCTTACATGACGCCCGGCAGCGTGGGCGTCACGTTGCCGGAAGGTCACGAGCATCCAGCGTTTGACGGCGGTTTCTTCATAGATCTTCTGCGCAAAGTAAATATTCCTGTTCGTTATGGCGCTGCACTCGAGGCGCTTTATCGCAAACCTGAAGTAGAACAGGCGATCGGCCATTTCTTCGGTCGAGGTCTGGTGTCGGCGCTGCTGGCGGCGAGGATGCAAGGACAGCTCTCCGAGTCCTCCTATGAGCAGGTCGCGCGAGCGTTTCAGGACAAAGTGATGCCGGAAAGTATCGTGCTGGGCAAGTTGAGGCTGAAACAGAGCGACGAACGTTTTGAGGATGTGTTGACCATAGAACTTAAAGGTCAGGGCCAATGGATTCTCTATGCACCGGGCGCGCCGGAAAGAAGTGTTTTCGAGCTTTCCGATTTCAATCAGGTGTCGCGTACGGTTTTTCGCTGGACCCGACACACCGAAGGCGCGGATTACATGAGGGCCCAGACCACTGTCAGTACGGTCGACCTGCCAGGCTATCTAAGGCGCCGTACTTCAACGCCGCGCACGGACTGGACCGATGACCGTCTGGTTGTCGAGCCATTTGAGGGCAGTGATATCGACAGCATCCTGCTCGATGTCGCCCGTCACAAGATCAGCCGCCAGGTCGAGCGGGGTGGTTACGTCTCTGCGTCGAAACTCTATGTCCTGCGCCCGTCGATTATCCAGGAGTTGATTACCCTCGATAACCGTATCGAGGGGCTGGAGTCCTTGTATTCGAGGCACTCCAGTGTTCGCCCTTACGCCGTTCAGGCCCACAAGAAGTGCATGGAACTGGTTAACAGGCACGTAGAGGAACAAGGGGGCACCACCGAGATAGACCCTGATACCGTGTTCTTCGATCTGAGGAAAGGCGCAACGCGCGTAGACGATCCGGCGGCCGAGAGCGACGGCAATTACCGAACGCTAACGGATCTCTTTATGGAGGGTTTCTCACGCGACAACTACATCTTTAATACCGACGCCATCATGTATTCGGCGGTAGGGCAGGACCTTTCCTACTTGTCGACGACGTTTGTGGATCAAATGATTCGCGAGTCGAATTTCGGCAGCGACTATCTGCGTGTTGTCGAGGGCGAACAGAATCTCACGTTGTTGGCGAGTCAAAAGAGACAATCGATATTTGTACAATCACTCAAATTCAAACTTAAACGTGCCGCGCTGGCCGAGCATATTTCCGGGCGGTTGAAACCCAGTCAGCTTGAATGGATCAGTATGCTCACCGGAACCCTTTCCGAAGACGCTGACCCTTCCATCGCGCAGACTCGCCGAGGCTCTCGCATCGCCCCTTTGTGTCTGGTGAAAGGCGTACCGGTCGCGGGTTGCTATCTGTTGAGCATCGAAGGGGAAAAAGATCCCGATTTTTCGCTGGCCTATACGCCCGACGCGCCAGACGGCGTTGAAATCCGGCGGGGCAGCGATGTGATCATTGCCTTGCGCAGCGGGCAGATGAGGACCTATTTCCATCACAGGACCGAATCTGGTCAGTGGGGGGCCATGGCTCGCAAGCTTCACGACATCGCGACTCATGGATCTGTGGACTCAAGACAAGGCAAGCCCAGGATGGGGGACCGCCTGCCTGTGCCGGTCGATGAAGTGCACAAAGTCAGTGACCTTAAAAACAACAGCTACCGGGACAGTTGGAGTTGGACATACACCAACTACCTGCAGCAAATTCATGATGACGTAGACCGTTTGACGGAAACCGTGAAGGAACGGTTCGCACTCAACCTGTATCTGGACGTGAGGAAATGGGGTGGAAGGGTAGTGAAAATCCTGCCCGCACCGTTTTTGCCGTTGAAAGTCATCTGGCACCTGGCTCACATGACAGTCGATCTCGTACGGGCCAAGCGGGCTTATGACGCAGGGTATACCTATAAAGCCCTTGCGCTGCTGGTCAGCGCTGCGAGTGAAGCGTTCGCGGCTCAGAAACACACCCGCAAGTACATCAAATGGCGAAAAACCAGGATTGAGGCGAAAAACGCCGCACGCGCGGAGCGCAAGTTCAACTCGGTGATCGACGTGCTCAACCCGGTAGTGCGCTGA
- a CDS encoding SDR family oxidoreductase produces the protein MSESVRFEDKVVIVTGAGGGLGRAHALLFARHGARVVVNDLGGSAHGEGANASAADRVVAEIREMGGQAVANHDSVTDGDKIVQNALDAFGRIDVVVNNAGILRDKSFAKMEDADWDLVYRVHVEGAYKVTRAAWPHLREQNYGRVIFTSSTSGIYGNFGQSNYGMAKLGLYGLTRTLALEGRKNNILVNAIAPTGGTRMTEGLIPASVFELLKPELVSPLVVYLGSEQCQDSAGLYEVGGGWMGKVRWERSLGAGFDPHTGFTPEDVAAQWGTIGDFTDAAHPADNVEALKEMMANLQKFGG, from the coding sequence ATGAGTGAATCCGTACGTTTCGAAGACAAGGTCGTGATTGTGACTGGCGCCGGAGGCGGGCTGGGGCGCGCGCACGCGCTGTTGTTCGCTCGACACGGGGCACGCGTTGTCGTCAACGACCTGGGCGGTTCGGCGCATGGAGAGGGGGCCAATGCCTCGGCGGCAGATCGTGTCGTGGCGGAAATTCGCGAAATGGGCGGTCAAGCCGTTGCCAACCATGATTCAGTCACCGATGGCGACAAGATCGTACAGAACGCGCTGGATGCGTTTGGGCGGATCGATGTCGTGGTCAACAATGCCGGCATCTTGCGCGACAAGAGCTTCGCCAAGATGGAAGACGCCGACTGGGACCTGGTTTACCGCGTTCACGTCGAGGGCGCCTACAAAGTGACCCGCGCCGCGTGGCCGCACCTTCGGGAGCAAAACTATGGCCGCGTGATCTTCACGTCTTCAACCTCCGGCATCTATGGCAACTTCGGTCAGTCCAACTACGGCATGGCCAAGTTGGGGCTTTACGGCCTGACCCGCACGCTGGCCCTTGAAGGCCGCAAGAACAACATCCTGGTCAACGCCATCGCGCCCACCGGCGGCACGCGCATGACCGAAGGCCTGATTCCGGCCAGCGTCTTCGAGTTGCTCAAACCTGAACTGGTAAGCCCGCTGGTGGTGTACCTGGGCAGCGAGCAGTGCCAGGACAGTGCCGGCCTCTACGAAGTCGGCGGCGGCTGGATGGGCAAGGTGCGTTGGGAGCGCAGCCTCGGCGCCGGTTTCGACCCGCATACTGGCTTCACCCCGGAAGACGTTGCTGCGCAATGGGGCACCATCGGTGACTTCACCGACGCGGCACATCCGGCGGACAACGTCGAGGCCTTGAAAGAGATGATGGCGAACTTGCAGAAGTTTGGCGGCTGA
- a CDS encoding alpha/beta fold hydrolase, which translates to MRPAEIPLSVWRTQGHDFVFRGQTIRYWVAGQGEPLLLLHGFPTASWDWNYLWQPLSRQYQVIACDMLGFGDSAKPRDHDYNLVEQADLQQALLEHLQVQQPVHVLAHDYGDSVAQELMARHSENSFAMASCVFLNGGLFPETHRALWVQKLLLSPVGWLVGRTFDRCSLDRDFSRIFGPKTRPSESELDDFWSLISNNRGHHIMYRLISYIPERLVRRERWVQAMQSSQVPMRFINGASDPVSGEHMVERYRELIADPDTVSIPDIGRYPHTEAPALVLRHYQRFRADIAERRPCTVPPRAVQTNKAPDHPVALSSTIQSASC; encoded by the coding sequence ATGAGGCCGGCGGAGATCCCTCTCAGCGTCTGGCGCACGCAGGGGCACGACTTCGTGTTTCGCGGGCAGACCATTCGTTATTGGGTGGCCGGGCAGGGCGAGCCGTTGTTGTTGCTTCACGGTTTTCCTACCGCCAGTTGGGACTGGAATTATCTGTGGCAGCCGCTGAGCCGCCAGTATCAGGTCATTGCCTGCGACATGCTGGGCTTCGGTGACTCAGCCAAGCCCCGCGATCACGATTACAACCTCGTGGAACAGGCCGACCTGCAACAGGCGTTGCTGGAGCACTTGCAGGTGCAGCAGCCGGTTCATGTTCTGGCCCATGACTACGGCGACAGCGTGGCCCAGGAGCTTATGGCCAGGCACAGTGAAAACAGCTTCGCGATGGCCAGTTGCGTGTTTCTCAACGGCGGCCTGTTCCCGGAAACCCATCGCGCGCTGTGGGTGCAGAAGCTTTTGCTCAGTCCCGTGGGCTGGCTGGTGGGGCGGACATTTGACCGCTGCAGCCTGGACCGCGACTTCAGCCGTATTTTCGGGCCGAAGACACGCCCCAGCGAAAGCGAACTGGATGATTTCTGGAGCCTGATCTCCAACAATCGCGGTCACCACATCATGTATCGGCTGATCAGCTACATCCCCGAACGCCTTGTTCGGCGCGAACGCTGGGTACAGGCCATGCAGAGCAGTCAGGTGCCGATGCGCTTCATCAACGGCGCCTCGGACCCGGTCTCCGGGGAGCACATGGTCGAGCGTTACCGCGAGCTGATTGCCGATCCCGATACCGTGTCCATCCCTGATATCGGCCGCTACCCACACACCGAAGCACCGGCGCTGGTGCTGCGTCATTACCAGCGTTTCCGTGCAGACATCGCCGAGCGCAGGCCTTGCACCGTGCCGCCTCGTGCCGTACAGACCAATAAAGCCCCCGATCATCCCGTTGCGTTATCGAGCACCATTCAGAGTGCCTCGTGTTGA
- a CDS encoding class II aldolase/adducin family protein: MNSTVKDQVSPAEWQTRVDLAACYRLVALHGWDDLIFTHISAKIPGTEDFLINPYGLMFHEITASSLVKVDQSGNKLMDSPYDINPAGYTIHSAVHEVRHDVVCVMHTHTAAGVAVSAQKQGVLPISQQSLFVLASLAYHAYEGVALNHEEKARLQADLGNSNFLMLNNHGLLTCGSSIADTFLMMFTFQRACEIQVLAQGGGAELIPIDGQILAGAKAMIAGVTRSAEGMGGALAWPALLRKLDQCSPGYSQ, encoded by the coding sequence ATCAATTCCACTGTCAAAGATCAGGTCAGCCCGGCTGAATGGCAGACGCGTGTCGATCTTGCCGCCTGTTATCGGCTGGTCGCCCTGCATGGTTGGGATGATCTGATTTTCACGCACATCTCGGCCAAGATTCCCGGCACCGAAGACTTCCTGATCAACCCCTACGGTTTGATGTTCCATGAGATCACCGCGTCGAGCCTGGTCAAGGTCGATCAGTCGGGCAATAAGCTCATGGACAGCCCTTACGACATCAACCCCGCCGGTTACACCATCCACAGCGCGGTGCACGAAGTTCGCCACGACGTGGTGTGCGTCATGCACACCCACACGGCCGCAGGTGTCGCGGTTTCGGCGCAAAAGCAGGGCGTGTTGCCGATCAGTCAACAGTCGCTGTTCGTGCTGGCAAGCCTGGCGTATCACGCTTATGAAGGCGTGGCGTTGAATCATGAAGAGAAAGCGCGCCTGCAAGCGGATTTGGGGAACAGCAACTTCCTCATGCTCAATAACCACGGCTTGCTGACCTGTGGTTCCAGCATTGCCGATACCTTTCTGATGATGTTCACCTTTCAGCGTGCCTGCGAAATCCAGGTGCTTGCCCAAGGCGGCGGTGCTGAACTGATCCCTATCGACGGGCAGATCCTGGCCGGGGCCAAAGCGATGATCGCCGGCGTGACCCGCAGCGCCGAGGGCATGGGAGGAGCGTTGGCCTGGCCTGCTCTGTTGCGTAAGCTCGATCAGTGCTCGCCGGGGTATTCGCAGTAA
- a CDS encoding LrgB family protein has protein sequence MRFEPMPIFWLLITVLAYVSSRWLYRRTGRYLLSPLILVPTVLLAIALPMHTAYAEYSTNTHWLMLVLGPVTVAFAIPIWQQRALLARHWPALLIGMLAGSAASIASSFGLSRVFALDTSVAMSLVPRSITTPFAMPLAHDLGGVPELTAVFVMCTGVFGAALGGVLLKWLPLRTALARGALFGVGAHGAGVSRAREVGGEEGSVAGLVMVLTGLLNLFAAPLLVWML, from the coding sequence ATGAGATTCGAGCCGATGCCAATCTTCTGGCTGCTGATCACCGTCCTCGCCTACGTTTCCAGCCGTTGGTTGTATCGCCGCACAGGCCGGTACCTGCTGTCGCCACTGATCCTGGTGCCCACCGTGCTGCTGGCGATTGCCTTGCCGATGCACACCGCTTATGCCGAATATTCCACCAACACCCATTGGCTGATGCTCGTCCTCGGGCCGGTCACGGTGGCGTTTGCCATCCCCATCTGGCAGCAGCGCGCGTTGCTGGCGCGTCATTGGCCTGCGCTGTTGATCGGCATGCTCGCCGGCAGCGCGGCCTCGATCGCCAGTTCGTTCGGTCTGTCCAGGGTGTTTGCCCTGGACACCTCGGTGGCGATGTCGCTGGTGCCGCGTTCCATTACCACACCCTTTGCCATGCCGCTGGCGCATGATCTGGGTGGGGTTCCCGAGCTGACCGCCGTGTTCGTGATGTGCACCGGCGTGTTCGGTGCCGCGCTGGGTGGTGTGTTGCTCAAATGGCTGCCATTGCGCACTGCGCTCGCCCGCGGCGCTCTGTTCGGCGTGGGGGCGCACGGCGCGGGCGTAAGCCGGGCGCGGGAGGTGGGCGGCGAAGAAGGTTCAGTGGCCGGACTGGTCATGGTGCTGACGGGATTGTTGAATCTGTTTGCAGCGCCGCTGTTGGTCTGGATGCTCTGA
- a CDS encoding CidA/LrgA family protein — protein sequence MNRLARLARVTVELVALLAIYQVGCEIASWLNWPIPGGVIGLALLLLIFASGLVKPSTLQTGAGLLLAEMLLFFIPPLMSLLDYGALVRTEGWRIMLVIGFSTLMVMVVTAFTVEMVCRLRDRSEEGKA from the coding sequence ATGAACCGTTTAGCTCGTCTCGCTCGCGTTACTGTCGAACTCGTTGCCTTATTGGCGATTTATCAGGTCGGCTGCGAGATCGCGTCCTGGCTGAACTGGCCGATCCCGGGCGGTGTGATCGGACTCGCTTTGTTGCTGCTGATTTTCGCCAGCGGCCTGGTGAAACCCTCAACGCTGCAAACCGGTGCGGGCTTGCTGCTCGCCGAGATGCTGCTGTTCTTCATTCCGCCGCTGATGAGTCTGTTGGACTACGGGGCGCTGGTGCGCACCGAGGGCTGGCGCATCATGCTGGTGATCGGTTTCAGCACGTTGATGGTGATGGTGGTCACGGCGTTCACCGTCGAAATGGTCTGTCGTCTCAGAGATCGTTCAGAGGAGGGCAAGGCATGA
- a CDS encoding LysR family transcriptional regulator codes for MEFKQLRSFVEVVREGGFTQAARTLFISQSAVSKQVAQLEESLGVTLLDRHGSQVTLTAAGKVVHHRAEEMLMLRNGLLRELDDLSNLARGELHLGLPMLGSDTLFAKAFAEYRRLYPNVTIHLLEGGSRAIEQAVMTGELELGASLTPDDPAFASQPFCDEPLDALLPADHPLAHLKEVELSQLADTPFLLYQRSFVLNDRLLQACQQVGFTPKEGGRSGQADFLAALVAAGQGVVLLPQVVAKALVRPGVVHVTLKAPTRLRWDIAFIWRDGAYLSKAAQAWLALLRQ; via the coding sequence ATGGAATTCAAACAGCTGCGCAGTTTCGTCGAAGTCGTGCGCGAGGGCGGCTTCACTCAGGCGGCACGGACGCTGTTCATCAGCCAGTCTGCAGTGAGCAAACAGGTAGCTCAACTGGAGGAAAGCCTGGGCGTGACGCTGCTGGATCGGCACGGCTCACAGGTCACCCTCACGGCGGCAGGCAAGGTCGTGCACCACCGGGCAGAGGAAATGCTCATGTTGCGCAATGGCTTGCTACGTGAGCTGGACGATTTGAGCAACCTGGCGCGCGGCGAACTGCATCTGGGATTGCCCATGCTGGGCAGCGACACGTTGTTTGCCAAGGCGTTTGCCGAATACCGTCGGCTTTATCCCAATGTCACGATTCATTTGCTGGAAGGCGGCAGCCGGGCCATTGAACAGGCCGTGATGACGGGCGAACTGGAGTTGGGGGCAAGCCTCACACCGGATGATCCGGCGTTCGCGTCCCAGCCTTTTTGTGATGAACCGCTCGATGCGCTGTTACCCGCCGATCATCCGCTGGCTCATCTGAAGGAAGTCGAATTGAGCCAACTCGCCGACACGCCGTTTCTGCTTTATCAGCGCAGTTTTGTGCTCAACGACCGGTTGTTGCAGGCCTGCCAGCAAGTCGGCTTCACCCCCAAAGAAGGCGGGCGCAGTGGTCAGGCCGACTTTCTTGCCGCACTGGTGGCGGCGGGTCAAGGCGTGGTGCTGTTGCCTCAGGTGGTTGCCAAGGCGCTGGTCAGGCCCGGCGTCGTGCATGTCACCTTGAAGGCGCCGACCCGTCTTCGCTGGGACATCGCTTTTATCTGGCGTGATGGCGCTTATCTGTCCAAAGCCGCCCAGGCTTGGCTGGCGCTGCTGAGACAGTAA
- a CDS encoding flavodoxin, protein MKVAIVSGSVYGSAEEVARHAQQIIKDAGHDVLFNPRASLADLQAFAPEAFLAVTSTTGLGELPDNLQPLYSQIRDVLPAAWRGLPGGVIALGDASYGDTFCGGGEQMRELFMELGLREVLEMLRLDASETVNPEGDAEPWLADFVSKLGA, encoded by the coding sequence ATGAAAGTCGCCATTGTTTCGGGCTCGGTGTACGGCTCGGCCGAAGAAGTTGCCCGACACGCCCAGCAGATCATCAAGGACGCCGGTCACGACGTCCTGTTCAATCCGCGCGCGAGTCTGGCTGATCTGCAAGCGTTCGCCCCGGAGGCCTTTCTGGCCGTGACCTCGACGACCGGCCTGGGCGAGTTGCCGGACAACCTTCAGCCGCTGTATTCGCAGATCCGTGACGTATTGCCTGCCGCGTGGCGCGGCTTGCCGGGCGGTGTCATTGCGCTGGGCGACGCCAGTTATGGCGATACCTTTTGTGGTGGCGGCGAGCAAATGCGCGAGCTGTTCATGGAGCTGGGACTGCGCGAAGTGCTGGAGATGTTGCGTCTGGACGCCAGCGAAACCGTCAACCCTGAAGGCGACGCCGAACCCTGGCTGGCTGACTTCGTCAGCAAGCTCGGCGCCTGA
- a CDS encoding PAS domain-containing protein: MINAKLMQLVVDASSDGIVIAEHEGDDNIVIYANKAFEDLTGFSADDILYQDCRVLQGDDRDQVARRAIREALKKGQPCRQVLRNYRKDGTSFWNELSITPVFNDAEKLMYYIGIQKDVTEQVLMQQKVVELQAELAQARTELAALKR, translated from the coding sequence ATGATCAACGCAAAACTGATGCAGCTGGTGGTCGACGCGTCGAGCGACGGCATCGTGATTGCCGAGCATGAGGGTGACGATAACATCGTCATCTATGCCAACAAGGCCTTCGAGGATCTGACGGGATTCAGTGCCGACGACATTCTTTATCAGGACTGTCGCGTTCTACAGGGCGATGACCGCGACCAGGTTGCACGTCGGGCGATTCGCGAAGCGCTGAAGAAAGGCCAGCCTTGCCGTCAGGTTCTGCGCAATTATCGCAAGGACGGGACGTCTTTCTGGAATGAGCTGTCGATCACACCAGTGTTCAACGATGCCGAAAAACTCATGTATTACATTGGCATCCAGAAGGACGTGACCGAGCAGGTGCTGATGCAACAAAAAGTTGTCGAATTGCAGGCCGAACTGGCGCAAGCTCGCACTGAACTGGCTGCGTTGAAGCGGTAA
- a CDS encoding MerR family transcriptional regulator, with translation MSHVLPVSSVVEGHQQALFPIREVSRLTGVNPVTLRAWERRYGLIVPTRTESGHRLYSAADIETVHSIRGWIDRGVAVGKVGKILAGTRDLDGSMRGLHSVIDGAEQQAWQKQLRQAVNDFDERCLDQLYGQIFSTYPLPVVFEDVVMPVWREFTVRHDAFGQTSEWLFLDSFLRARTLQRVQLTRSAAQQRVLLAAMPEGCRELELWVAGVLMTTPQIAVSVLAPGQPLEELSLVCGKMKPDALVLFSTQVSANDVPKRLIRLGLGLECPLLVAGEMADVIQDSLAGSAIGCLGSEGLVMQRRLQQFLAGRMDT, from the coding sequence ATGTCTCACGTGCTCCCCGTTTCCTCGGTCGTCGAAGGCCATCAGCAAGCGTTGTTCCCCATCCGTGAAGTTTCACGGCTGACCGGCGTCAATCCGGTCACGCTGCGGGCCTGGGAGCGTCGTTATGGACTGATCGTGCCGACGCGCACGGAAAGCGGTCACCGCCTTTACTCCGCAGCTGATATCGAAACCGTGCACAGCATCAGGGGCTGGATTGACCGTGGCGTGGCCGTAGGCAAGGTCGGCAAGATTCTGGCCGGGACCCGCGACCTCGACGGCAGCATGCGCGGGCTCCACAGCGTCATCGACGGTGCAGAGCAGCAAGCGTGGCAGAAGCAACTGCGTCAGGCGGTCAACGATTTCGACGAGCGCTGCCTCGATCAGCTCTATGGACAGATTTTTTCGACGTATCCGCTGCCGGTCGTGTTCGAAGATGTGGTCATGCCGGTCTGGCGTGAATTCACGGTGCGCCACGACGCGTTCGGTCAGACCAGCGAGTGGTTATTCCTCGACAGTTTCCTGCGCGCGCGAACCCTCCAGCGCGTACAGCTCACGCGAAGTGCGGCGCAACAGCGCGTCTTGCTGGCCGCCATGCCGGAAGGGTGCCGCGAGCTGGAGTTGTGGGTGGCCGGCGTCTTGATGACCACACCGCAGATAGCGGTCAGTGTGCTGGCACCGGGACAGCCGCTGGAAGAATTGAGTCTGGTCTGCGGAAAAATGAAGCCCGACGCGCTGGTGCTGTTCTCCACTCAGGTGTCGGCGAACGATGTGCCCAAGCGGTTGATACGGCTCGGGCTGGGTCTTGAGTGCCCATTGCTGGTGGCAGGCGAAATGGCTGACGTCATTCAGGACAGTCTGGCGGGGTCGGCGATTGGATGTCTAGGCAGCGAAGGACTGGTGATGCAGCGGCGCTTGCAGCAGTTTCTGGCAGGGCGGATGGATACCTAG